CGACCCGCGCGGCCGGTCTCCTGGTAGTAACCCTCGACGCTCTTGGGCAGATCGACGTGGGCCACGAAGCGGACGTCGGGCTTGTCGATCCCCATGCCGAACGCAATGGTGGCGACCACCACCACGCCGTCCTCGCGGAGGAAGCGGCGCAGGGTGGCGTCGCGCGCCGCGGCATCCATGCCCGCGTGGTACGGCATCGCGTCGATTCCGTTGGCGGACAAGAACTTCGCGATGTTCTCCACACTCTTGCGGCTGAGGGCGTAGACGATCCCGCAGAGCGGCACGCCGTCGTCGAACCCCTCGGCGGCGATGAACTCGAGGAGTTGCTGCTGGACGCGGTCTTTGGCCTCGATCCGGTAGCTGATGTTGGGCCGGTCGAAGCTGGCGATGAAGTGCCGTGCCCGGTCCAGGTGCAGGCGCTCGGTGATCTCGGCGTGGGTGCGGTCGGTGGCGGTCGCGGTGAGCGCGATGCGCGGGACGTCCGGCCAGAGTTCGGCCAGGTCGCCGAGCGCGAGGTAGTCGGGCCGGAAGTCGTGCCCCCACTGCGAGACGCAGTGCGCCTCGTCGATCGCGATGAGGCTCAGCTCGCCGCGGCTCAGGAATTCCCGCGCCGACTGCTGACTGAGGCGTTCCGGCGCGATGTACAGCAGATCCAGCTCGCCGGCGAGGAACGCTTGCTCGACGTCGCGCCGCTCGTCGAGGCTCTGCGTCGAGTTCAAGTACGCGGCCCGGACCCCGAGCTGCCGCAGCGCGCCGACCTGGTCGGCCATCAGCGCGATGAGCGGTGAGACGACGATCGCGCAGCCCGGGCGCACCAGGGCGGGGATCTGATAGCAGAGACTCTTACCGCCGCCGGTCGGCATCAGGACCACGGCATCGCCCCCGCCGATCACCTGCTCGACGATCTGTTCCTGATCGCCGCGGAACGCCTCGTAGCCGAAGACGGTGCGGAGCGTCTGGCGCGCGGGCGTCTCGGCGCCGGCCGAGGTTTCGACGGGGCTCAACCGGCGGCCGAGTCGTCGCCCGGTGCGGGCTCCAGTTCCCATTCGGTGGGGGCGGCCTCGAGTTCCAGTTCCGGTGCGGGCTCCGGCTCCGGTGCCGCGTCGAGTTCGGTGTCGGCGGCCTCGCCGGCGTCGAGGCCCGCCGCCCCGGCGCGCTCGGCACGACCGGCCGCCTTGGCGGCCTCGCGCATCTCGAATCCGTCGGTCACGATGTCGCCGATCTCGCGGGTCACATCGGCGACGGCCCCGGTGATGATCGACGTGATCGATCCGACACCGCGCGCGGTGTTCTCGACCACGTCCTGAATCAGATCCTTGTTTCGTTCCAGCTTGCCGACCATGGCGACTCCTTCGTTTCGCTCGAGGTACGAGGATACCGACAGGGCCCGGTGCGGACATGGTTGTCCGCACCGGGCCCTTCCCCTCGATGACTCGGAGGCGGTGGTCAGGCCACCTTCTCGGAGCGGGTCGCCTTGCTCGCGTCGTGCTCGCGCTCGATGTTCAGCACGATGTTGTTGTCATCGGCGGTGAACGAGTTCGGCAGCGACAGCTTGGCGATCTTCATCCAGGTGGAGCCGAGCTGATGACGCAGGTTGCCGGTGTTGTAGGGCAGGCCGTACTTCTCGCAGATCGCCCGGACCTCCTTGGCCATCTCCGGGTAGCGGTTGGCCGGGACGTCGGGGAACAGGTGGTGCTCGATCTGGTGGCTCAGGTTGCCGCTCATGATGTGGAACAGGTCGCCGCCCTCGATGTTGGCGGAGCCGAGCATCTGGCGCAGGTACCACTCGCCCTTCGTCTCGTTCGCCGTCTCCTCCTTGGTGAAGGTCTGCGCGCCGGTCGGGAAGTGGCCGCAGAAGATGATCGAGTACGCCCAGACGTTGCGGATCAGGTTGGCGCCGGCGTTGCCGATCAGCGTGGTGACGAAGAACGGTCCGGTCAGTGCGGGCCACAGGATGTAGTCCTTGGCGACCTGCTTGCTGGCCTTGTGCCACATGCCCTTGACCAGGCCCTTGACGTCGCTCCACTTGCGCTTGCCCTGGACCAGGTTTTCAGCCTCGAGGTCGTGCAGCATGACGCCCCACTCGAAGAGCAGCATGAGTGCGGTCGCGTAGGCGAGGTTGCCCAGGAAGTAGGGGTTCCACTTCTGGTCGCGGGCCATCCGGAGGATGCCGTAGCCGATGTCGCGGTCCTCGTCGAGCACGTTGGTGAAGGTGTGGTGCAGGTAGTTGTGGCTGTGCTTCCACTGGTCGCCCGGGCAGACGTTGTCCCAGTCGAACTCGCGCGAGTTGTAGGTGTCCTCGCGCATCCAGTCGTACTGGCCGTGCATCACGTTGTGGCCGATCTCCATGTTGTCGAGGATCTTGGCGACACCGAGCGAGGCGACGCCGGCCAGCCACACTGGCGGGATGAACGGGACGTACATCATGGCGCGGCCGGCGAACTCCAGCTTCCGCTGCGCCTCGATGATGCCGTAGATGTAATCGCGATCGGACTGACCCAGGTCGGCGACGACGCGGGCGCGCAGCTCGTCGAGTTCGGCACCGATCTGTTCCACCTGCGCGGCGGTCAGATCGACCTCGATGACGTCGGACTTCTTGTCGCTCTTGAAGTAGTCGGTGATGTTGATGGCCATGATGGTCGCCTCTCTGAGTGGCTGGGCGGGGAAGGGGATGGAGGGTCAGAGTTCGATGTCGACGTCGCCGACCGGGGCGCTGACACAGATCTGGATCTGCTGATCGGCTTCCGAGTCGAGTTCGCCGGTCAGGATGTTGCGGGTGCAGCCGGACTTGCGGACCTTGGTGCACGAGAAGCAGATCCCCATGCGGCAGCCGAATTCCGGATTCAGTCCGGCGGCCTCGGCCTGCTCCAGGATGGTGCGGCCGTCGTTCTCGCTCGTCGTCTCGGACTCGGAGTATGTGACGGTGCCGGTGATCGGCTGGTTCGGGTCGATCACCGGGGTGGTGTCGATGGTGAAGGCCTCGCTGTGCAGCCGGTCGGACAGCCCGCGCTCGTCGTGGTATTCGCGGACGGCGGCCATCAGCGACGGCGGTCCGCACAGGAACACCTGTGCACCCTCGGCGTCGGCGAGTCCGTCGAGATGCTCCGGTGCGAAGTGTCCGCCGTCGGCCTCGCGGGTGTAGTGGAGCTGGACGTCGACGTTGTCGAGGGTCCGCGCCGCGACGTCCAGTTCGACGGCGTAGGGCACGTCGTCGGGGGTGCGGGCGTAGTGCACGAGCGTGATCGGCTCGGAGTGTCCTTCGGCGATCAAGGTGCGCAACATTGAGATGACAGGTGTAATGCCGCTGCCGCCGCTGACCAGGATCACGCGCCCGGGGCGCGCGGCGGGGAGCTGGAAATCGCCGGCGGGAGCGCCGATGGTCAGCACGTCGCCCAGGCCGAGGTCGTCGCGCAGGTGCTTGGAGATGAAGCCGTCGTCGTGCGCGGTGACCGTCAGCTCGATGGTCTTGGTGTCCTGCTCGGCGTTGGCCGGGGAGAAGAACCGGCGATGGCGAACACCATCGACCACGGCGCTGACCTCGATGTACTGACCGGCGGTGTGGCCCTTCCACTGTCGCGTCGGCGCGAGGGTCAGGGTCACGGTGCGGTCGGTGCGGTGCTCGAGGCCCACCACCTTGGCGTGGGTCTCACGCCAGGTCAGCATCGGCGAGACGAATTCCAGGTAGCGATCCACCGGATACGGGGTGGCGGTCGCTTCGACGAGGTTCTCCAGGAGGCCTGCGAGTCGGCTTGCCATGATTTCTCCTTGGGCTGTGTTCCGTTTCGGTGAACGTCTGTACACCAAAAAGGTTGACACATCGGCCGGTGGTCGGCAAGCGGTTTCGATTGTGTCGCCCGTCACCGCCTAGACTGAACGAGTGGCTGCAACGACCGATTCCGCTGGCGGGGCGCGCCGTCGTACCGGTCGCGGTCGCGCCGGCGCCGAGGGTGGCGGCTCCCGCGCGGAGAAGAAGGAACAGACCCGCCAGGCGCTCCTGGACACCACGATCGAATTGGTGGACGACCGTTCATTCGGCAGTCTCTCGCTGCGCGAGGTGGCCCGCGGTGCGGGGATCGTGCCGACCGCCTTCTACCGTCACTTCGCGTCGATGGAGGACGTGGGAGTCACGCTGGTCGAGGACTCGATGCGGGTCCTGCGGCGGGCGCTGCGCGAGGGGCGGCGCGATCTGGCGACGAGTGGACTGCCTCCGGCGCGGGAATCGCTGGCGATCCTGCTGCGCCACGTCCACGCCGACGAGGCCAAATTCCGCTTCCTGATTCGCGAGCAGCACGGCGGCGTCGCCGAGGTGCGCCGCGCCATCAACACGGAATTGCGGCTCTTTTCGAGGGAATTGGCGATCGATCTGGCGCGTACTCCCGCGCTGGCGAGCTGGGAGGCCGATGATCTTGAGGTCGCCGCCGACCTGATCGTGACCATCATGATGACCGCGATCGCCGAACTGCTCGACGGCGACGGCCGGCCCGGGGCGGAGAAGGCCCTGGTCGAGCGCACGGAGAAGCAGATGATCATGGTCATCCTGGGGATGGGGCAGTGGAGGACTCGATGAGTGACGAGTTGGTGGGGACTCGGTTCGGCCCGTATCGGATCGACGGCCTGATCGGGCGCGGCGGGATGGGCGCGGTGTACCGCGCCTACGACACGGTCCGCGACCGCGAGGTGGCGCTGAAGCTGCTCGGCGGCTCGGGTGCCGACGACGGCACGTTCGCCGAGCGATTCCGCCGCGAGTGCCACCTGGTCGCCAAGCTCGGCGAACCGCACATCATCCCGATCCACGACTACGGGCAGATCGACGGCCGCCTCTACCTCGACATGCGGCTGGTGGACGGCGAGAACCTGCGCCAGGTGCTGCGTCGCGAGGGCGCGCTGCCGCCGGAGAAGGCGATCGACATCGTGTCCCAGGTCGGCGACGCGCTCGACGCCGCGCACGCAGCCGGGCTGGTGCACCGCGATGTGAAGCCGGAGAACATCCTGCTCACGCCCACCGGATTCGCGTACCTGGTCGACTTCGGCATCGCGCACGACGACGCCGACCCCGGTCTGACCAAGACCGGCACCGCGATCGGCTCCACGTCGTACCTGGCGCCCGAGCAGTTCGACAACGCACCGGTCTCACCGGCCTCGGATGTGTACTCGCTCTCGGCGGTCCTCTTCGAACTGCTCACCGGTCGCGCCCCGTTCTACGGTGAGTCGGTCAGCGCCATCATCAAGGCGGCCGTCCTGAACGACGTGCCCGCGCCGAGCACGGTGAATCCGGCGGTGCCGGCGTCGCTCGATCCGGTGCTGGCCTGCGGGCTCGCCAAGAGTCCGGCGCAGCGCTTCGCCACCGCCGGTGATCTCGGCCGCGCCGCGAAACAGGCCCTCTCCGGCGGCGGCGTGACGGTCGTGATGCCGACCGGGGTGATCCCCGGCCCCACGGAGGTCCATGCCACCGGCCCGGAGGCGGGTGCGGCGTATTCGGCGACGCAGCTGCGTGCGAGCGGGCCGCAGCCGCTCGGACCGCAGGTCTCCGGGCCGCAGGTGACCGGCCCCTACGGTGCGCCGCCGATGTACTCCGGGCCGATCGGCTACCAGCAGCCGCCCGAGAGCGGCCGCGCCACCAACTACGTGCTGGCCGGTCTCATCGGCCTGTTGATCGCGGTCCTCGCCGGCCTCGGCATCGCGTGGGGGCTGGGCGTCTTCGGCGGCAGTGGCGACGATTCGTCCGCCGCGCCGTCGTCGACCACCACCCTGACCAGCACCGTCACCCCGGACGGCGCCACCACGGTGGCGGCTCCGCCGTCCTGGTCGACCCCGTGCTCATCGACGGAGGGAATCGGCAGCGGGGTGACGAGTTGCGAGTTCGCGGCGAGTGTCCGCGCCGCCTATCTGGCCGCGGGCCCGAAGGGTGGCGCCCGCGTCATCAGTGCCTACAGCCCGGTGACCGGCGTGAACTACACGATGTCGTGCGGTCCGGAAGGCGACATCGTCGTCTGCCGGGGCGGCAACAACGCCATCGTCCACATCTACTGATCGGAATTCCTCGTGATCGTGCGTTCCGAACGCAAGTCACCGCGCCGCGCGCTGGCGCTGCTCGCCGTCATGGTCGCGGCCGCGGGACTGACCGCGTGCTCATCGAACGACGACGGCAAGCCCGCCGCCACCGAGATCGTGTACGTGACGGCCGGGGCGTCGTCGAGCACACCGGCGGCCTCCTCGGCGCCGGTGCCGACGCAGAAGGGCGCGGCCGGTCTGCGGACGAGCTACGCGGCGCTGGCGAAGACGCTCGGTCAGCCGGTCGGGGTCTCGATCGTGCCGGTCGGCGGCGGCGCGCCGATCGATCTGGGGGACCAGACGGCGCAGGTGGCCTGGTCGACGATCAAGGTGCCGCTGGCGATCGCCGCGCAGCGTAAGAACGGTGTCCTGGCGGCCGAGACTCCGGCGATCGTCAACTCCGACAACGACGCCGCGGAGTCTCTGTGGTCCTCGCTCGGCACCGACGCGCAGGCCGCCGCGGCGGTGACGGCCGTGCTGCGCGAGGGCGGGGACACGTCCACCACGGTGCCGTCGGTGCGGCGGCGCGGTGAGTTCACGATCTTCGGGCAGACGGTCTGGGCGCTTCCCGCGGCGGCGACCTTCGCCGCGCACCTGCCCTGCCTGCCGGACAGCAAGCACGTGGTCACGCTCATGGGGCAGGTCGCGGGCAACCAGCAGTGGGGGATCGAAGTGATCCCCGGGCGATCCACCGCGGTCAAGGGCGGCTGGGGTCCCAGCCTCGATGGCGGCTACGTGGTTCGCCAGCTCGGTCTGCTCACCCGGAAGGACGGTACGCAGGTCGCGTTCGCCTTGAGTACCCATGCGCCGGGTGCGTCGATGAACAGCGGTATCGCGGCACTCAACCAGGTCGGCACCTGGATCGGCGCTCATCTCGCCGCCATGCCGGGCGGGCGCTGCTGAATTCTGCCGGATTCGCCGGAGTCCGGTCACGGCGCGGCCACGGCTGGGTCTCGGCGAGGGCGCCCGGCTGGCTCCGGTCGGGCGGACTCCCTAGTGTTACTGCTGTTACTAAAGTGGTGTGAGGGGTAAGTGTGGTGCAGCTTCGGCGGATGATGGTCGGTTTCGGTGTGGCGGCCGTGGTGACGGCCGCGGTGGTGACCGGGGCCGGGGCCGCCCGGGGGCTGCCGCTGCCGCCGCTCGGCAGCCTCGGCGACCCGGTGGTGCCGAAGGCGCAGCTCGACAAGAGTTTCGCGGCCATGTCGAAGTCACTCGCCAAGACCCTGCCCGGCCGGATCGGTCTCGCGGTGACCCCGGTGAACGGCGACGTCCCGGTCTCGTTCGGCACGCTGAAGACGGCGCGCGCCTGGTCGACGCTCAAAGTGCCCGTCTCGATCGCCGCGCAACGTGCCCGCGGCGCGGCGGTGGCGCCCGCCGAGACCCGGGCGATCGAACTCTCCGACAACGACGCAGCCGAGGCGCTCTGGGCCTCGCTCGGCGGCGGCCGGTCCTCGGTCGACGCCGTCACCGCGGTGCTGCGCGAAGGGCACGATACGAACACTCGCGTCTCGTCGGAGATCGACGTGCCGCGCAGCTACCCGGGCTACACGCCCTGGGCCCTCCGGGACCAGTCGGTCTTCGCCGCGCACCTGCCGTGCCTGCCCGGCACCGCGGACGTGCTGCGGCACATGAACCGGGTTGCGCCGAATCAGCAGTGGGGCGTCGCCAAGCCGAAAGCCAAGGCCGTGACCTCGGCGGTCAAGGGCGGCTGGGGCCCGGCCAGCGACGCCACCGGCAAGTACGTCGTTCGCCAGCTGGCCGTCGTCACCACGCCGGCCGGCCGCTACGGCGTCTCCATCGCGGCGCTGCCGGCGAGCGGGTCGTTCGGTGACGGCACCGCGATGGTCACCCGTGTCGGCAAGTGGTTGCTCGCCAACCTCGACAAGCTGCCCGCGGGCCGATGTGCGCCGCTCGCCGCACCGGCGGCCGAGGCCCCGGTGCCGGCGTCGCCCGAGGTCCCGGCTCCCGACACCTCGACTCCCACGGCCCCGGCTCCGACCGCCACGACTCCGGCACCGGAACGGCGGTAGGGGGGGCGGCGCGCGCCGCGGAGACCGGTCAGAACCGGCTCAGCAGCAGCGCCTCCGCCAGGGCCGTGCGGCGGATCTCGGCCGGATCGACGCTCTCGTTCGGCGCGTGGATCGCGCACCGCGGTTCCTCCACGCCGAGGAGCGCGATCTCGGCGCCCGGGACGGCCTCGGCGAGCGCGGTGCACAGCGGAATGGAGCCGCCCTGCCCGGACTGGACCACGGCGGCTCCGTCATACGCCTCCGACATCGCCGCGGTGAGCGCCGCGTAGCCGGGGCCGTCGGTGGCCGGCGCGAACGGTGCGCCCATCGCCTCGGCGCTGACCCGCAGGTCGCAGTGCCACGGCACGTGGGCGCGCAGGTGCGCGGCGAGCGCGTCGTACGCCCGCTGCGGGTCGACGCCCGGCGGGATCCGCAGATTCAGCAGTGCCGACGCGACGGGCACGACGGCCGCCGCGCAGTCGTCGATGCCGGGGGCGTCGACACCGATCACCGTCACGGCGGGTCGTGCCCAGACCATGTCCGCCGGGGTGCCGGAGCCGAGCACGTCGGCGCCGGGCAGCACGCCGGCATCGGTGCGGAAGCGGTCCACCGGATAGGCGGCTCCGGCCCAGGTCTGATCGGCGGGCAGGCCGTCGATCGTGGTGTCGCCGTCGGCATCCCGCAGCGTGCCGAGCAGGGCGATCAGCGCCGCCATCGCATCCGGAGCGGCACCGCCGAACTGGCCGGAGTGCACCGCACCGGCCAGCGCCGCCACCCGAACGCGCACATTCACCACACCGCGCAGGCTGGTGGTCAGCGTCGGTACACCGACCTCGACGTTGCCGGTGTCGCCGATCAGGATCAGGTCGGCGTCGAACAGTTCCGGCCGTTCGCGCACCAGGTGGTCCAGTCCCTCGCCGCCGGCCTCCTCGGAGCCCTCGATGATGATCCGGATTCCGCACGACGCATCGTCGCCCAGTGCCCGCAGCGCGGTGAGATGTGCGATCACGTTGCCCTTGCAGTCGGCGGCGCCGCGGCCGTACCAGCGGCCGTCTCGCTCGGTCAGCTCGAAAGGCGGTGTGTTCCAAAGGGATTCGTCCCCGGCGGGCTGCACGTCGTGGTGGCTGTAGAGGGCCACGGTGCGGCTGCCTGCCGGACCGGGCCGGTGGCCGACGACGGCGCGTGAGCCGTCGGAGGTGACGATCACTTCGCACGCGAAGCCCAGCTCGCCGAAGCGGCCGGCCACCCATTCGGCGCTGAGCCGGCCCGCTTCGGCGCGCGCGGGGTCGCCGTGAACGGAGGCGTGGGCCACCAGCGCGGCCAGGTCGGAACGGGCGAGATCCAGATGAGCGTCGACGCGGTCGGCGAGGGGGTTCGGTGTCATCCCTCCACTGTCACACGTCGAACGCGGCGTGCATCTCCCAGTAGAGGATTTCCGCGTCGTCCGGCGCGGTCAGGGTGAGGCCGCCGGCCCCGGTGGTCCGCAGGGCGTCGCCCGCGGCGAGCTCCGCATCCTCGACGACGACGCTTCCGCGCACGACGTACAGGTGACCGAACGGCGCCGCGGGCAACTCGATGGTCGTGCCCCGATGCGGCCGCGCGACATGCAGTGTCGCGAACCGGTTCGCGATCGGCAGCGCGCCGGGGTGCCCGGCGCGGCCGGAGGCGACGGCGACCGGTTCTCCGGTCGCGAGCTCCGCCGAGAAGTCGTGCTCGGCGTGGGCCGGTGGCAGGCCGTCGGCGTGCGGTGCGACCCACATCTGCACCACTCGCAGGCGCGCGCCGTCGTGCCGGGCTCCGGCATTGCGCTCGGAGTGCGTGATTCCGCGCCCGGCGCTCATGTGGCCGATTGTCCCGGGCCGCAGAACCACCTCGTTGCCGTACGAATCGCGGTGCGCCACGGCGCCTTCCACCACCCAGGTGAGGATCTCCATGTTCTGGTGATGGTGGGCGTCCAGGCCCTCGCCGGGATCGACGACGTCGTCGTTGTGCACCACCAGCACGCCGTGCGCGTTGCCGAACAGGTCGTAGTTGCCGGTGGCCGGGAACGACTGCCACGACGTGAGCCATTCGTTGCGCCAGTGGTGCCGGTCGTCGGCACGGATGATCTCGCTGGTCATCGCGGGTCCTGTCGGTCGAGGTGGTCGGCGAGCCGGCGCATCAGGGTCGCCAGCTCGCCGCCGTCGGCGGGGGACAGGGCATCGTGGAACAGCCGGTGCACCAGCGCGGCGTGGTCGCGGGCCGCGGTCGCGAACACCTCGTGGCCGTCATCGGTGAGGACGGCGTAGCTGCCGCGCCGGTCCTCGGCGGCCCGTTCGCGGCACAGCCAGCCGCGCTTGCACAGCTGATCCACCTGATAGGTGAGCCGGGACGGGGAGAAGACCATCCGCTCGGCGACCTCCTTCATCCGCAGGCGCCCATCCGGCGCCTCGGAGAGCAGCAGCATCACATGGAAGTCGGCGAGCGTCAGGTGCGCGTCCCGGCGGAGCTGCTCATCGAGCGCCGTGGTGAGGCGGGCGCTGGTCTCGATGAACAGGCGCCAGGCGACGCCGCGGGGGTCGGCGTCGTCGATCGGCAGCGGCTGCATGCTCAGCGGTCGCTCCCCGCGACGTGTGGCATCAGGGCGTCGTCGGGGATCACGCCGAGCCGTCCGGCCTGGTAGTCCTCGAGGGCCTCGATCAGCTGCTGCCGCGTGTTCATGACGAACGGGCCGTAGGAGACGACGGGCTCGCGGATCGGCAGGCCACCGAGAAGCAGCACCTCCATCGCCGGGCGATGCGAGTCCTGCCCGTGGGCGTCGGCGGCGACGGTGATCCGGTCGCCCGTGCCGAGCACGGCGAGCTGGCCGCCGGTGATCGGGCGCCGCTCGGGACCGACGGTGCCGTTGCCGGACAGCACGTAGACCAGCGCGTTGAAGTCGCGGCGCCACGGCACCGAGAGCTGAGCGCCCGGTGCGATGGTCGCATGCGCGAAGGTGATCGGGGTGTGGGTGGCGCCCGGCCCGGTGTGGCCGTCGACCTCACCGGCGACGACGCGCAGCAGCGCCCCGCCGTCGGACGACGACACCAGTGCGGTCGCGCTGCCTTCCAGATTCTGGTAGCGCGGTGCGGCGAACTTGTCCTTGGCCGGCAGGTTGACCCACAGCTGGATGCCGTGGAAGGTGCCGCCGGACTCGACGAGTTCGGCCGGTGGGGTCTCGATGTGCAGGATTCCGGAGCCGGCCGTCATCCACTGGGTGGCGCCGTCGGTGATCAGACCGCCGCCGCCGGCGGAGTCCTGGTGCTGGAAGAGGCCGTCGATCATGTAGGTGACGGTCTCGAAACCGCGGTGCGGGTGCCACGAGGTGCCCTTCGGTTCGCCCGGCTCGTACTCCACCTCGCCCATCTGATCCATGTGGACGAAGGGGTCGAGCGCGGCCGAGGAGACGCCGGCGAAGGCGCGGACCACCGGGAAGCCCTCACCTTCGTAGGCGCGGGGACCGGTGGTGACCGAGACGACGGTGCGTTCGGTTTCGGCCGGAGCGGCGTCGGCCAGGCGGGGCAGGGTCAGGGTGTCGACGGTGATGGCGGGCATGGTGTCCTCCAAAGTAGTTCAGATTTGAAGTATTACACACGACTCAACTGTGTCACGGGTCGGTCTATTCCCGGCGGTTCCCGGCCCAATCGCTCCCAACTGAAGTGACAACCGTCATAATCAGAAGCATGGCGAACCCCCTGAACGACCGGCCCGGCCGCGAACGACAGCGCTTGCGCAAGCTCGCGCAGGCCGCGATGAACGCGGACCAGACGGTCGACCAGGTCGAAGGCATCCTCGGCGACATGGGACCGGTGCTGGAAGGACTCTCCACGACGGTCGCTTCCCTCGACGGGTCGATCGACAGCCTGGACGTCACGCTGGAACGGCTCAACACCTCGCTCGACAACGTCGACAGCACCGTCAACCGGATGGCGGGAGTCGTGACCCGGCTGGAACGGATCGTCACGCAGGTGGAGGGCCTCGTCGCGATCGCCGAGACGGCCCTGCGGCCCATCAGCGCCGTCGAGTCCGCGGCGCACGGCGTGGCCGGGCTGCTGGGTTTCGGCGGTAAGACGTCGCGGCCGCCGCGCCCCGCCTTGCCCGTCCGTGACCAGTCGACGCCGGGGGTGGGCACGTGAGGTCGGAGGAACGCTCGCTGACCGGTTCGCGCGGCCGGACCATCGTGTACGACGTCCATCGCCCCGACGGTGACCCGGTGGGTGTCATCGCCCTGGTGCACGGACTCGGTGAACACGCCGGCCGGTACGGGCACGTGGTGTCCCGGCTGACCGGCGCCGGTTACCTGGTGGTCGCGCCCGATCACGCCGGACACGGCCGGTCGTCCGGCACCCTCGCCGAGGTGCGGGACTTCGGCGATTTCGGCGACGACCTGCACCGGGTGATCGCCGCGGTGTGGACCGGCGACCTTCCGCTGTACGTCCTCGGACACAGCATGGGCGGCGCGATCGCGCTGCGCTACGCGCTCGACCACCCCGACGACCTCACCGGTCTGGTGCTCTCCGGGCCCGCCGTGATGCCGGGCGACGACCTCTCGCCGCTGATGATCAAGGCGGCGCCGGTGCTCGGGAAGCTGGTGCCGCGGCTGCCCGCGGCGGCGCTGTCGGCGTCGGCGGTGAGCCGCGACCCGGCCGTGGTGGCGGCCTACGAGAACGACCCGCTGGTCTGGCACGGGAAGATCCCGGCCGGGCTCGGCGGCGCACTGATCGGCGCGATGGGGGAGTTCCCCGCACGGCTGCCGACGCTGCGGGTGCCGACCCTGGCGCTGCACGGCGGCCGCGACGTCCTCGCCAACCCCGACGGCACCCGGATGATCGGCGAGCTCGGCGGTGGCGGCGACGTGACCGTGAAGATCTATCCCGAGCTGTACCACGAGATCTTCAACGAGCCCGAACAGGACGAGGTGCAGGGCGACGTGCTCGCGTGGCTGGGCGAGCACCCCGGATCCTCAGTAGCCCGTTGAGCTGGCCGGGCCCCACGTCAGTAGCTCGTTGAGCTGGCCGGGCACCACGTCAGCAGCTCGTTGAGCTGGCCGGGCACCACGTCAGTAGCTCGTTGAGCCGGTCGGGCACCACGTCAGTAGCTCGTTGAGCCGGTCGGGCCCCTCAGGGCCCGGCCGTGTCGAAGCGGCCTTCAGTCGGGGCTG
The nucleotide sequence above comes from Gordonia sp. PP30. Encoded proteins:
- a CDS encoding M20/M25/M40 family metallo-hydrolase; this translates as MTPNPLADRVDAHLDLARSDLAALVAHASVHGDPARAEAGRLSAEWVAGRFGELGFACEVIVTSDGSRAVVGHRPGPAGSRTVALYSHHDVQPAGDESLWNTPPFELTERDGRWYGRGAADCKGNVIAHLTALRALGDDASCGIRIIIEGSEEAGGEGLDHLVRERPELFDADLILIGDTGNVEVGVPTLTTSLRGVVNVRVRVAALAGAVHSGQFGGAAPDAMAALIALLGTLRDADGDTTIDGLPADQTWAGAAYPVDRFRTDAGVLPGADVLGSGTPADMVWARPAVTVIGVDAPGIDDCAAAVVPVASALLNLRIPPGVDPQRAYDALAAHLRAHVPWHCDLRVSAEAMGAPFAPATDGPGYAALTAAMSEAYDGAAVVQSGQGGSIPLCTALAEAVPGAEIALLGVEEPRCAIHAPNESVDPAEIRRTALAEALLLSRF
- a CDS encoding ferredoxin reductase; the encoded protein is MASRLAGLLENLVEATATPYPVDRYLEFVSPMLTWRETHAKVVGLEHRTDRTVTLTLAPTRQWKGHTAGQYIEVSAVVDGVRHRRFFSPANAEQDTKTIELTVTAHDDGFISKHLRDDLGLGDVLTIGAPAGDFQLPAARPGRVILVSGGSGITPVISMLRTLIAEGHSEPITLVHYARTPDDVPYAVELDVAARTLDNVDVQLHYTREADGGHFAPEHLDGLADAEGAQVFLCGPPSLMAAVREYHDERGLSDRLHSEAFTIDTTPVIDPNQPITGTVTYSESETTSENDGRTILEQAEAAGLNPEFGCRMGICFSCTKVRKSGCTRNILTGELDSEADQQIQICVSAPVGDVDIEL
- a CDS encoding TetR family transcriptional regulator, translated to MDTTIELVDDRSFGSLSLREVARGAGIVPTAFYRHFASMEDVGVTLVEDSMRVLRRALREGRRDLATSGLPPARESLAILLRHVHADEAKFRFLIREQHGGVAEVRRAINTELRLFSRELAIDLARTPALASWEADDLEVAADLIVTIMMTAIAELLDGDGRPGAEKALVERTEKQMIMVILGMGQWRTR
- a CDS encoding serine/threonine-protein kinase; amino-acid sequence: MSDELVGTRFGPYRIDGLIGRGGMGAVYRAYDTVRDREVALKLLGGSGADDGTFAERFRRECHLVAKLGEPHIIPIHDYGQIDGRLYLDMRLVDGENLRQVLRREGALPPEKAIDIVSQVGDALDAAHAAGLVHRDVKPENILLTPTGFAYLVDFGIAHDDADPGLTKTGTAIGSTSYLAPEQFDNAPVSPASDVYSLSAVLFELLTGRAPFYGESVSAIIKAAVLNDVPAPSTVNPAVPASLDPVLACGLAKSPAQRFATAGDLGRAAKQALSGGGVTVVMPTGVIPGPTEVHATGPEAGAAYSATQLRASGPQPLGPQVSGPQVTGPYGAPPMYSGPIGYQQPPESGRATNYVLAGLIGLLIAVLAGLGIAWGLGVFGGSGDDSSAAPSSTTTLTSTVTPDGATTVAAPPSWSTPCSSTEGIGSGVTSCEFAASVRAAYLAAGPKGGARVISAYSPVTGVNYTMSCGPEGDIVVCRGGNNAIVHIY
- a CDS encoding acyl-CoA desaturase, which produces MAINITDYFKSDKKSDVIEVDLTAAQVEQIGAELDELRARVVADLGQSDRDYIYGIIEAQRKLEFAGRAMMYVPFIPPVWLAGVASLGVAKILDNMEIGHNVMHGQYDWMREDTYNSREFDWDNVCPGDQWKHSHNYLHHTFTNVLDEDRDIGYGILRMARDQKWNPYFLGNLAYATALMLLFEWGVMLHDLEAENLVQGKRKWSDVKGLVKGMWHKASKQVAKDYILWPALTGPFFVTTLIGNAGANLIRNVWAYSIIFCGHFPTGAQTFTKEETANETKGEWYLRQMLGSANIEGGDLFHIMSGNLSHQIEHHLFPDVPANRYPEMAKEVRAICEKYGLPYNTGNLRHQLGSTWMKIAKLSLPNSFTADDNNIVLNIEREHDASKATRSEKVA
- the recQ gene encoding DNA helicase RecQ, with product MSPVETSAGAETPARQTLRTVFGYEAFRGDQEQIVEQVIGGGDAVVLMPTGGGKSLCYQIPALVRPGCAIVVSPLIALMADQVGALRQLGVRAAYLNSTQSLDERRDVEQAFLAGELDLLYIAPERLSQQSAREFLSRGELSLIAIDEAHCVSQWGHDFRPDYLALGDLAELWPDVPRIALTATATDRTHAEITERLHLDRARHFIASFDRPNISYRIEAKDRVQQQLLEFIAAEGFDDGVPLCGIVYALSRKSVENIAKFLSANGIDAMPYHAGMDAAARDATLRRFLREDGVVVVATIAFGMGIDKPDVRFVAHVDLPKSVEGYYQETGRAGRDGLPSVAWMAYGLADVVQQRRLIEMSDGDQMHKMAQGRLLDAMLALCETATCRRVQLLRYFGQEIAPCGNCDTCLNPPATWNGTVAAQKVLSTVWRLDREFSGQRYGAGHLIDILLGKENARITQFGHSRLSTYGIGTELDANAWKGVIRQLIAQGHLAPHGDYGVLTLTESSAGVLRGEATVTFREEAKRVRSSSGGRSKRTATELSGEEGQLFEVLRKWRYAVAKEADAPAYTVFNNATLEAIAQVRPGNLDELLGISGVGQAKADKYGEAVIGVIADFDAA